A DNA window from Pseudomonas resinovorans NBRC 106553 contains the following coding sequences:
- the tssB gene encoding type VI secretion system contractile sheath small subunit: MASNSFQNEVPKARVNIKLDLHTGGAQKKVELPLKLMLMGDYSNGREARPLSERGKVNIDKNNFDSVLADFSPSLKLAVENTLADDASETSVELAFRSMKDFEPEQVARQIPQLRALLAMRNLLRDLKSNLLDNATFRHELERILKDDALSDELRAELAALAPQDAR; the protein is encoded by the coding sequence ATGGCATCTAACAGTTTCCAAAACGAAGTGCCCAAGGCAAGGGTCAACATCAAGCTCGACCTGCATACCGGCGGCGCCCAGAAGAAAGTCGAACTTCCCCTCAAGCTCATGCTGATGGGCGACTACAGCAATGGACGAGAGGCGCGTCCGCTGTCCGAACGCGGCAAGGTCAACATCGACAAGAACAACTTCGACAGTGTCCTCGCCGACTTCTCCCCAAGCCTGAAGCTGGCGGTGGAAAACACCCTGGCCGATGACGCTTCGGAAACCTCCGTCGAACTGGCCTTCCGCAGCATGAAGGACTTCGAGCCCGAGCAGGTGGCCCGGCAGATTCCCCAGCTCCGCGCCCTGCTCGCCATGCGCAATCTGCTGCGCGACCTGAAATCCAACCTGCTGGACAACGCCACGTTCCGCCACGAACTGGAACGCATCCTCAAGGACGACGCCCTCAGCGACGAACTGCGCGCCGAACTCGCCGCGCTCGCTCCGCAAGACGCTCGCTAA
- the tssC gene encoding type VI secretion system contractile sheath large subunit, which translates to MSVEHTSTASHGTTMASGENLGIYASLFSKINLSPIDELGELDAFQDTEALSETSTDERVTAAVSVFLDLLKKSSQKVERLDKTLLDEHIASLDEQISRQLDAVMHHADFQRVESTWRGVKSLIDQTDFRQNVRIELLDISKDHLIQDFEDAPEIAQSGLYVQTYTQEYDTPGGEPIAAAISNYEFGRGPQDIALLRNISKVAAAAHMPFIGAVGPAFFGKESMEEVAAIKDIGNYFDRAEYIKWKSFRDSDDARYIGLTLPRVLGRLPYGPDTIPVRSFNYVESVKGPDHNRYLWTNASFAFAANMVKSFISNGWCVQIRGPQSGGAVTDLPIHLYDLGTGNQVKIPSEVMIPETREFEFANLGFIPLSYYKNRDYACFFSANSAQKPALYDTADATANSRINARLPYIFLLSRIAHYLKLIQRENIGTTKDRRVLELELNKWIGGLVTEMTDPSDDLQASHPLREAKVLVEDIDDNPGFFRVKLYAVPHFQVEGMDVNLSLVSQMPKAKA; encoded by the coding sequence ATGTCCGTAGAACACACGTCCACGGCCTCGCACGGCACCACAATGGCCAGCGGGGAAAACCTCGGCATCTACGCTTCGCTGTTCAGCAAGATCAACCTCAGCCCCATCGACGAGCTGGGGGAGCTGGACGCATTCCAGGACACCGAAGCGTTGTCCGAAACCTCGACCGACGAGCGGGTGACCGCGGCGGTCAGCGTTTTCCTCGATCTGCTCAAGAAGTCATCGCAGAAGGTCGAGCGCCTCGACAAGACCCTGCTCGATGAACACATCGCCTCCCTCGACGAACAGATCAGCCGTCAGCTCGACGCCGTCATGCACCACGCCGATTTCCAGCGTGTCGAGTCCACCTGGCGTGGCGTCAAGTCGTTGATCGACCAGACCGACTTCCGCCAGAACGTACGCATCGAGCTGCTTGACATCAGCAAGGACCACTTGATCCAGGACTTCGAGGATGCCCCGGAGATCGCCCAGAGCGGCCTCTACGTGCAGACCTACACCCAGGAATACGACACGCCCGGTGGCGAACCGATCGCGGCGGCCATCTCCAACTACGAGTTCGGTCGCGGCCCGCAGGACATCGCCCTGCTGCGCAATATCTCCAAGGTCGCCGCGGCGGCGCACATGCCCTTCATCGGCGCCGTCGGCCCGGCCTTCTTCGGCAAGGAATCGATGGAGGAAGTCGCCGCCATCAAGGACATCGGCAACTACTTCGATCGCGCCGAGTACATCAAGTGGAAGTCCTTCCGCGACAGCGACGATGCCCGCTACATCGGACTGACCCTGCCACGTGTTCTTGGCCGCCTGCCCTACGGCCCGGACACCATTCCCGTGCGCAGCTTCAACTACGTCGAGAGCGTGAAGGGCCCGGACCACAACCGCTACCTGTGGACCAACGCGTCGTTCGCCTTCGCCGCCAACATGGTGAAGAGCTTCATCAGCAACGGTTGGTGCGTGCAGATCCGCGGCCCGCAATCGGGCGGCGCGGTGACCGACCTGCCGATCCACCTCTATGACCTGGGTACCGGCAACCAGGTCAAGATCCCATCGGAAGTGATGATTCCGGAAACCCGCGAGTTCGAATTCGCCAACCTGGGCTTCATCCCGCTCTCCTATTACAAGAACCGCGACTACGCCTGCTTCTTCTCCGCCAACTCGGCGCAGAAACCGGCGCTGTACGACACGGCCGATGCCACCGCCAACAGTCGCATCAACGCCCGCCTGCCGTACATCTTCCTGCTGTCGCGCATCGCCCACTACCTGAAGCTGATCCAGCGGGAAAATATCGGTACCACCAAGGACCGCCGCGTGCTGGAGCTGGAGCTGAACAAATGGATCGGTGGCCTGGTCACCGAGATGACCGACCCCAGTGACGACCTGCAGGCCTCCCACCCGCTGCGCGAAGCGAAGGTGCTGGTCGAAGACATCGACGACAACCCCGGCTTCTTCCGCGTCAAGTTGTACGCCGTGCCGCACTTCCAGGTGGAGGGCATGGACGTCAACCTGTCGCTGGTTTCGCAGATGCCCAAGGCCAAGGCCTGA
- the tssK gene encoding type VI secretion system baseplate subunit TssK — MNIDRPLWAAGTLLSPQQFQQQARWEAWTNECIAQLALAHPWGVLAATFDMDALKLGKLKASRLHLRMPDGTLIDTDRADRLPPALELSRVLADDTRSATLLLALPLEQGNGNNCILDGGQEDRPTRYRQGWRTVQDLYGDEEQSVSVMEHQLRLRLGSDDNGEYLTCPVARLTRDAQGNWALDPAYVPPLLSFAAHAGLQTQLENLLTQLSAKRQRLMGMRRESNQRMADFAVADVSLFWLLNALNTYQPVLADLRAHPSRHPEQVYLELAKLAGSLLTFSLEHDIESIPAYRHEQLEAVFPPLMGMISTLLEASLPSRVIALELEESGANRWRVSLNDPRLREPGGADFYLSVRSRLPAAQVQSQLPRLCKVGSPDDVDHLVNAALDGVPLQPLNHVPAAIPLRLENQYFALDLGHPKGRAMLAAGVCAFYVPATLLDARLELFAVLRS, encoded by the coding sequence ATGAACATCGACCGCCCCCTATGGGCTGCGGGGACGCTCCTGTCCCCGCAGCAGTTCCAGCAGCAAGCGCGCTGGGAGGCCTGGACCAACGAATGCATCGCCCAGCTCGCACTGGCGCACCCCTGGGGTGTGCTCGCGGCCACATTCGACATGGACGCGCTGAAACTTGGAAAGCTCAAGGCTTCCCGGCTTCACCTGCGGATGCCGGATGGCACCCTGATCGACACGGACCGCGCCGATCGCCTGCCGCCTGCACTGGAACTGTCCCGCGTGCTGGCCGACGACACCCGGAGCGCCACATTGTTGCTGGCGTTGCCACTGGAACAGGGCAACGGCAACAACTGCATCCTCGACGGCGGCCAGGAGGACCGGCCCACGCGCTACCGCCAGGGCTGGCGCACGGTGCAGGACCTCTACGGCGACGAAGAGCAGTCCGTCAGCGTGATGGAGCACCAGCTCCGTCTGCGCCTGGGCAGCGATGACAACGGTGAATACCTGACGTGCCCGGTCGCTCGCCTGACCCGTGACGCCCAGGGCAACTGGGCGCTCGATCCCGCGTACGTACCGCCGCTGCTGAGCTTCGCCGCCCACGCCGGGCTCCAGACGCAACTGGAAAACCTGCTCACTCAGCTGTCCGCCAAGCGCCAACGGCTGATGGGCATGCGCCGCGAGAGCAACCAACGTATGGCCGACTTCGCCGTGGCCGACGTCTCGCTGTTCTGGCTGCTCAATGCGCTCAATACCTACCAGCCGGTCCTCGCCGACCTGCGGGCGCATCCCTCGCGTCACCCGGAGCAGGTCTACCTGGAACTGGCGAAGCTTGCCGGCAGCCTGCTGACCTTCTCGCTGGAACATGACATCGAGAGCATTCCGGCGTACCGGCACGAGCAACTGGAAGCGGTCTTCCCGCCACTGATGGGCATGATCTCCACCCTGCTCGAAGCCAGCCTGCCATCGCGGGTCATCGCGTTGGAGCTGGAAGAGAGCGGCGCCAATCGCTGGCGGGTGTCCCTCAACGATCCGCGCCTGCGCGAGCCGGGCGGCGCCGACTTCTACCTGTCCGTGCGCTCGCGCCTGCCGGCGGCGCAGGTGCAGAGCCAGCTACCGCGCCTATGCAAGGTCGGCAGCCCGGATGACGTCGATCATCTGGTCAACGCGGCGCTCGATGGCGTACCGCTGCAACCGCTCAACCATGTCCCGGCCGCCATCCCGCTGCGCCTGGAAAACCAGTACTTCGCGCTCGACCTCGGGCATCCCAAGGGCCGGGCCATGTTGGCTGCGGGCGTCTGTGCCTTCTATGTCCCCGCCACGCTGCTGGATGCGAGGCTCGAACTGTTTGCGGTGCTGCGCTCATGA
- the tssL gene encoding type VI secretion system protein TssL, short form, translating into MSPNSNSRRLPAIDIDALLQDSYLLVVSLREGAMTRSGRDLWAHCSEQIEAVRQELQAAGMSQRSIDHISYAQCALLDETVLGFATDQAHAEWAGEPLQAKFFNRHQAGEFLYEDMHEVLREPAPDPQVLTAYQRVLMLGFKGRYRDLQHPEREQLLQTLDARVAPLATHHELVCGSARGWGAPMSRALRSPIIQLCAAAALLAGAWWGLNHLLVNSVAALMPGAL; encoded by the coding sequence ATGAGTCCGAACAGCAACAGCCGCCGGCTCCCGGCGATCGACATCGATGCGTTGCTGCAGGACAGCTACCTCCTGGTGGTGTCCCTGCGCGAGGGCGCGATGACACGCAGCGGCCGCGATCTGTGGGCCCACTGTTCCGAGCAGATCGAAGCGGTCCGCCAGGAACTGCAAGCAGCCGGCATGAGCCAGCGGAGCATCGACCACATCAGCTACGCCCAGTGCGCCTTGCTGGATGAAACCGTGCTCGGCTTCGCCACGGACCAAGCCCACGCCGAGTGGGCCGGCGAACCCCTGCAGGCGAAGTTCTTCAACCGCCACCAGGCCGGAGAGTTCCTCTATGAGGACATGCACGAAGTCCTTCGTGAACCCGCGCCGGATCCCCAGGTGCTGACGGCCTACCAACGCGTGCTGATGCTGGGATTCAAGGGGCGTTACCGCGACCTGCAGCACCCGGAACGGGAGCAATTGCTGCAGACCCTCGATGCCCGGGTGGCGCCATTGGCGACGCACCACGAGTTGGTCTGCGGCTCCGCTCGAGGGTGGGGCGCCCCTATGTCGCGCGCGCTGCGCAGCCCGATCATCCAGCTGTGCGCGGCTGCAGCGCTGCTGGCAGGCGCCTGGTGGGGGCTGAATCACCTGCTCGTCAACTCGGTCGCCGCACTGATGCCGGGTGCGCTGTGA
- a CDS encoding OmpA family protein has protein sequence MSVKLTRGLWLWAASLLLALTFAFPLSGWQRGSAALVIALVAVLAWRRAGRRAARLRRALSFGGEVSLPATGFQQPVVLVCGDSQQELFGALEADNPVLRTTAQGCYLRVGEIERLPHLVQSVLAHRPHWEGQLCVLLIVNPGEHRDAAQLHGQLRTFRHQLALARRHGAALPLLQATYVPSGLAEGPWFCWTAGARQPDVLDAGARASLCEWQEQADNLQASALRLRTGVLLESATAWVREQVQAHLVAREVRDPAAMAVACAIALVPEAPGGVAGNLWQQWLHDRTALGEGALPAAGASTRLPFPDPLLPLLPVTARDTPLRRAGVIALWLFAATLLAALASSAWQNRQLARLVGDDLRRYLAIPQTQHGGQAAEAALSVLRDDAARLDGYYRLGEPAWLGLGLYQGERLRRELLDAIASYRVPQAVAKRMPEVVRLDSLSLFAVGSASLKPESTKLLISALVDIKAQPGWLIVIAGHTDATGNVEQNLQLSRERAGAVRDWMQRMGDIPDSCFAVQGFGSSQPLASNDTEIGRAANRRVDIRLVPEVGACLLPTLAPDGQNQSHSAAVNL, from the coding sequence ATGAGCGTGAAGCTGACGCGCGGACTCTGGCTGTGGGCCGCCTCCCTCCTCCTGGCGCTGACGTTCGCCTTTCCGTTGAGCGGATGGCAGCGTGGGAGTGCCGCGCTGGTCATCGCGCTGGTCGCCGTCCTGGCCTGGCGCCGCGCAGGGCGGCGTGCCGCCAGGCTGCGCCGAGCTCTCTCGTTCGGTGGCGAGGTTTCATTGCCGGCGACGGGATTCCAGCAGCCGGTAGTGCTGGTCTGTGGCGACAGTCAGCAAGAACTGTTCGGCGCCCTGGAGGCCGACAACCCCGTGCTGCGGACGACCGCACAGGGCTGCTATCTGCGAGTAGGGGAAATCGAGCGCCTGCCGCACCTGGTCCAGAGTGTCCTGGCGCACCGGCCCCACTGGGAAGGGCAGCTTTGCGTCCTCCTCATCGTCAATCCGGGTGAACATCGGGATGCCGCCCAACTGCACGGACAGCTGCGCACCTTCCGCCATCAACTGGCGCTGGCTCGCCGGCACGGCGCTGCCCTGCCTCTGCTTCAGGCCACCTACGTGCCGAGCGGGCTGGCAGAGGGGCCCTGGTTCTGCTGGACAGCGGGTGCGCGCCAGCCGGATGTCCTCGACGCAGGTGCCCGCGCCAGCCTCTGCGAATGGCAGGAGCAGGCGGACAACCTTCAGGCATCGGCGCTTCGCCTGCGCACTGGCGTTCTGCTGGAAAGCGCCACTGCTTGGGTGCGCGAGCAGGTGCAGGCGCATCTCGTTGCCCGTGAAGTCCGCGATCCCGCCGCCATGGCGGTGGCCTGCGCCATCGCGCTGGTGCCGGAAGCGCCTGGTGGCGTGGCGGGAAACCTCTGGCAGCAATGGCTGCATGACAGGACTGCGCTGGGAGAAGGGGCTTTGCCCGCTGCCGGGGCTTCGACGCGGCTGCCCTTCCCGGACCCGCTGCTGCCGCTGTTGCCGGTAACGGCACGGGACACGCCACTGCGTCGGGCCGGAGTCATCGCGCTCTGGCTGTTCGCGGCCACGCTACTCGCGGCACTGGCCAGTTCCGCTTGGCAGAACAGGCAACTGGCACGTCTGGTCGGCGATGACCTGCGCCGCTACCTGGCCATTCCCCAGACGCAACATGGCGGCCAGGCGGCTGAAGCGGCCCTGTCGGTACTGCGTGACGACGCTGCGCGTCTGGATGGCTACTACCGCCTTGGCGAGCCGGCCTGGCTCGGCCTCGGTCTGTACCAGGGCGAACGCCTGCGGCGCGAACTGCTGGACGCCATTGCGAGCTACCGCGTACCGCAAGCGGTGGCGAAGCGCATGCCCGAAGTCGTTCGGCTGGACAGCCTGTCGCTGTTCGCGGTGGGCAGCGCCAGCCTCAAGCCCGAGTCGACCAAGCTGCTGATCAGCGCGCTGGTCGACATCAAGGCCCAGCCCGGCTGGCTGATCGTCATCGCCGGTCATACCGATGCCACCGGCAACGTCGAGCAGAACCTCCAACTGTCACGCGAGCGTGCCGGCGCCGTGCGCGACTGGATGCAGCGCATGGGCGACATACCCGACAGCTGCTTCGCCGTGCAGGGCTTCGGCTCCAGCCAGCCGCTCGCGAGCAATGACACCGAAATCGGGCGCGCCGCGAACCGGCGCGTCGATATCCGTCTGGTGCCGGAGGTGGGGGCCTGCCTGCTGCCCACCCTGGCACCGGACGGCCAAAACCAGTCGCACTCCGCGGCTGTCAACCTCTGA
- a CDS encoding Hcp family type VI secretion system effector: MAIPVYLWLQDDGGADIKGSVDVQKREGSIEVVAQDHSLYIPTDNNTGKLTGTRVHTPFLFTKEIDASSPYLYKAVTTGQTLKSAEFKWYRIDDAGQEVEYFITKLENVKVVKVAPKMHDVKDPSKEKHNHLEQVELRYEKITWTYKDGNIIHSDSWNERQSA, translated from the coding sequence ATGGCTATTCCCGTATACCTCTGGCTGCAGGACGACGGCGGCGCGGACATCAAGGGTTCGGTGGACGTGCAGAAACGCGAGGGAAGCATCGAGGTAGTCGCGCAGGATCACAGCCTGTACATCCCCACCGACAACAACACCGGCAAGCTGACCGGCACCCGGGTCCACACCCCCTTCCTCTTCACCAAGGAAATCGATGCCTCCAGCCCCTACCTGTACAAGGCGGTGACCACCGGCCAAACCCTCAAGAGCGCCGAGTTCAAGTGGTATCGCATCGACGACGCCGGCCAGGAAGTCGAGTACTTCATCACCAAGCTGGAGAACGTCAAGGTGGTGAAAGTCGCGCCCAAGATGCACGACGTCAAGGACCCGTCCAAGGAGAAGCACAACCACCTGGAACAGGTCGAGTTGCGCTACGAGAAGATCACCTGGACCTACAAGGACGGCAACATCATCCACTCCGATTCCTGGAACGAGCGCCAGAGCGCCTGA
- the tssH gene encoding type VI secretion system ATPase TssH: protein MAQNSASLLRRLNPYCARALGAAASLCQSRGHRQITLEHWLLKLLEQGEGDLTLIARRYEWDLDALWRALLDHLDGLPRSVHDKPQLGGKLQQLIKNAWLRASLDDDNDRLRSLHLLGALLESPSLLECEAAWPLLSLTDAQLQRLVPLLDQHSEERPEVQREAGLSGDEPRVAPLAAPSTGTDGALQALLDKYTQDVTAKAREGRIDPVFGRDDEIRQVIDILGRRRKNNPILVGDPGVGKTALVEGLALRIAEGNVPDSLKPMSVRTLDLGLLQAGAGVKGEFEQRLKHIIDAVQQAQHPILLFIDEAHTLIGAGNQAGGADAANLLKPALARGELRTIAATTWSEYKQYFERDAALERRFQVVKVDEPDDANACLMLRGLKARYASHHGVHIEDGAVQAAVSLSRRYLTGRQLPDKAVDLLDTASARVRMSLDCEPQALVRIKASQAALELEQQALEADARLGGRAPADRLDEIAAEHAELARQRVELERRYRLELDLSLQLLDARQEEPRQPERCAELQRRLEAAQRDQALLSLDVTARNVAEVVADWTGVPLGSLLKDEQASLLELERQLGQRVIGQDHALGALAQRLRAARTGLTDEKAPQGVFLLVGTSGVGKTETALALADSLFGGEKSLITLNLSEYQEAHTVSQLKGSPPGYVGYGQGGVLTEAVRQRPYSVVLLDEVEKAHRDVLNLFYQVFDRGFMRDGEGREIDFRNTVILMTSNLGSDLLEACLHEQPDATDGTLQELLRPVLREHFQPALLARFQTLVYRPLQADSLKRIVDIKLARVASRLQRHYGLGCHIDDALGDALVAACLLPDSGARNIDSLLNQQILPVLSQQLLQRQAVQQATRGVCLGYSLEDGVTLHFTDRLEQPEEA from the coding sequence ATGGCCCAGAACTCCGCCAGCCTGCTTCGCCGCCTCAACCCCTACTGCGCCCGGGCGCTCGGTGCCGCGGCCTCGTTGTGCCAGAGCCGCGGCCATAGGCAGATCACCCTCGAACACTGGCTGCTCAAGCTGCTGGAGCAAGGGGAGGGAGACCTCACGCTCATCGCGCGTCGCTACGAGTGGGATCTCGATGCGCTCTGGCGTGCGCTGCTCGACCACCTGGACGGCCTGCCCCGCAGCGTGCATGACAAGCCCCAGCTTGGCGGCAAGCTCCAGCAACTGATCAAGAACGCCTGGCTGCGTGCCTCGCTCGACGATGACAACGACAGGCTGCGCTCGCTGCACCTGCTCGGTGCCTTGCTGGAGTCGCCCAGCCTGCTCGAGTGCGAGGCTGCCTGGCCGTTGCTCAGCCTCACCGACGCCCAGTTGCAGCGCTTGGTGCCGCTGCTGGACCAGCACTCCGAGGAGCGCCCCGAGGTCCAACGCGAGGCTGGCCTCTCAGGGGACGAGCCCCGTGTCGCGCCACTGGCCGCTCCCTCCACCGGAACCGACGGTGCCCTGCAAGCGCTGCTCGACAAGTACACCCAGGACGTGACCGCCAAGGCGCGGGAGGGGCGTATCGATCCGGTGTTCGGACGCGACGACGAAATCCGCCAGGTCATCGATATCCTGGGCCGGCGGCGCAAGAACAACCCCATCCTGGTCGGCGATCCCGGCGTCGGCAAGACCGCGCTGGTGGAGGGCCTGGCCCTGCGCATCGCCGAAGGCAACGTCCCCGACAGCCTGAAGCCCATGAGCGTGCGCACCCTCGACCTCGGCCTGCTGCAAGCCGGCGCAGGCGTCAAGGGCGAGTTCGAACAACGCCTGAAGCACATCATCGATGCGGTGCAGCAAGCGCAACACCCCATCCTGCTGTTCATCGACGAGGCCCACACCCTGATCGGCGCCGGCAACCAGGCGGGGGGCGCCGATGCCGCCAACCTGCTGAAACCCGCGCTCGCCCGAGGCGAGCTGCGCACCATCGCCGCCACCACCTGGAGCGAGTACAAGCAGTACTTCGAGCGCGACGCGGCGCTGGAACGGCGCTTTCAGGTGGTCAAGGTCGACGAGCCCGACGACGCCAACGCCTGCCTCATGCTGCGCGGCCTCAAGGCCCGCTACGCCAGCCACCACGGCGTGCACATCGAGGACGGGGCGGTGCAGGCGGCGGTCAGCCTGTCGCGGCGCTACCTGACCGGCCGGCAACTGCCCGACAAGGCAGTCGACCTGCTGGATACCGCCAGTGCCCGGGTACGCATGAGCCTCGATTGCGAGCCCCAGGCGCTGGTTCGCATCAAGGCGAGCCAGGCCGCGCTGGAACTGGAACAGCAGGCCCTGGAGGCCGACGCCCGCCTGGGCGGCAGGGCCCCTGCCGATCGGTTGGACGAAATCGCCGCCGAGCACGCCGAACTCGCGCGGCAGCGCGTGGAACTGGAGCGTCGCTATCGCCTCGAACTCGACCTGAGCCTGCAACTGCTCGATGCGCGCCAGGAAGAGCCCCGCCAGCCGGAGCGCTGCGCCGAGCTGCAGCGGCGGCTGGAGGCGGCGCAGCGCGATCAGGCGCTGCTGTCCCTCGATGTCACCGCGCGCAACGTCGCCGAAGTGGTCGCCGACTGGACCGGGGTGCCCCTGGGCAGCCTGCTCAAGGACGAACAGGCCAGCCTGCTGGAGCTGGAGCGGCAGCTCGGCCAACGGGTCATCGGCCAGGATCACGCCCTCGGCGCCCTGGCCCAGCGCCTGCGCGCCGCACGCACCGGCCTGACCGATGAGAAGGCGCCCCAGGGGGTGTTCCTGCTGGTGGGCACCAGCGGCGTCGGCAAGACCGAAACCGCCCTGGCGCTGGCCGACAGCCTGTTCGGCGGCGAAAAATCGCTGATCACCCTGAACCTCTCCGAGTACCAGGAAGCCCACACCGTCAGCCAGCTCAAGGGCTCACCGCCGGGCTATGTCGGCTACGGCCAGGGCGGGGTGCTCACCGAAGCGGTACGCCAGCGGCCCTACAGCGTGGTGCTGCTCGACGAGGTGGAGAAGGCCCATCGCGATGTGCTCAACCTGTTCTACCAGGTCTTCGACCGTGGCTTCATGCGCGATGGCGAAGGCCGCGAAATCGATTTCCGCAACACCGTCATCCTGATGACCTCCAACCTGGGCAGCGACCTGCTCGAGGCCTGCCTGCACGAACAACCCGACGCCACCGACGGCACCTTGCAGGAGCTGCTGCGCCCGGTCCTGCGCGAGCACTTCCAGCCGGCGCTGCTGGCGCGCTTCCAGACCCTGGTCTACCGCCCACTGCAGGCCGACTCACTCAAGCGCATCGTCGACATCAAGCTCGCCCGGGTCGCCAGCCGCCTGCAGCGTCACTACGGCCTGGGCTGCCACATCGACGACGCCCTCGGCGATGCCCTGGTTGCCGCCTGCCTGCTACCGGACAGCGGCGCCCGCAACATCGACAGCCTGCTCAACCAGCAGATCCTCCCGGTGCTCAGCCAGCAGCTCCTGCAACGCCAGGCCGTCCAGCAGGCTACCCGGGGTGTTTGCCTGGGCTACAGCCTTGAGGACGGCGTCACCCTGCACTTCACCGACCGGCTGGAACAGCCCGAGGAAGCCTGA